The following proteins are encoded in a genomic region of Kiritimatiellia bacterium:
- the frr gene encoding ribosome recycling factor, with the protein MESLDDVLLESDDKMTKAVEFLQQELSGLRTGKASPSLVENIQVEYYGTQTRLRQLAGIATPEPRLIVINPYDPTSLQAIEKAILAANIGITPINDGRIIRIPIPELSEERRKELVKVGHRMSEEARVAIRNVRREANDQIKTLQKGSKITEDERDEGLKEIQKYTDTYIGKVDALIAAKEKDVLTV; encoded by the coding sequence ATGGAATCGCTCGACGACGTGCTGCTGGAATCGGACGACAAGATGACCAAGGCCGTGGAGTTCCTGCAGCAGGAGCTCTCCGGGCTGCGCACGGGCAAGGCCTCGCCCAGCCTGGTGGAGAACATCCAGGTCGAGTACTACGGCACGCAGACCCGCCTGCGCCAGCTCGCGGGCATCGCGACGCCCGAGCCGCGCCTGATCGTGATCAACCCCTACGATCCGACCTCACTGCAGGCGATCGAGAAGGCGATCCTGGCGGCCAACATCGGCATTACGCCGATCAACGACGGCCGGATCATCCGCATCCCGATCCCCGAGTTGAGCGAGGAGCGCCGCAAGGAACTGGTCAAGGTCGGCCACCGCATGTCCGAGGAGGCGCGCGTCGCCATCCGGAACGTCCGGCGCGAGGCGAACGACCAGATCAAGACCCTGCAGAAGGGCAGCAAGATCACCGAGGACGAGCGCGACGAGGGACTCAAGGAAATCCAGAAGTACACCGATACCTATATCGGCAAGGTGGACGCCCTGATCGCGGCCAAGGAAAAGGACGTCCTGACGGTATAG